One genomic window of Psychrobacter cibarius includes the following:
- a CDS encoding DUF808 domain-containing protein, whose protein sequence is MAGASLLTLLDDISVILDDVSVMTKVAAKKTAGVLGDDLALNAEQVTGVKANRELPVVWAVAKGSFINKLILVPAALLISAVYPPLVTFLLMCGGLFLVYEGAEKVIHRFWPHALPHDEEQNARRQANADETIDLVAFEKEKIKGAVRTDFILSAEIIVIALGSTASATLLERSLVLSILAIGITIGIYGLVAGIVKIDDAGLHLMEQEGAFKQKLGKLMFAAAPKLMKFLSIAGTLAMFLVGGGILVHGIGFLHHGVEDIADLTGIFESLTTTILNGVIGFIIGAAVVAILTVISKIRGKDDTASSAH, encoded by the coding sequence ATGGCAGGTGCCAGTTTATTAACCCTACTTGATGATATCAGTGTGATATTGGATGATGTTTCCGTCATGACCAAAGTCGCTGCTAAAAAAACCGCTGGTGTATTGGGCGATGATTTGGCGCTCAACGCAGAACAGGTCACGGGTGTCAAAGCCAATCGTGAGCTTCCAGTGGTCTGGGCGGTCGCCAAAGGCTCATTTATTAATAAACTTATTCTAGTACCAGCGGCACTCTTGATTAGTGCTGTTTATCCACCGCTGGTCACTTTTTTACTAATGTGTGGTGGTTTGTTTTTGGTTTATGAAGGTGCTGAAAAAGTCATTCATCGATTTTGGCCGCATGCTTTGCCGCATGATGAGGAGCAAAATGCTCGTCGGCAAGCCAATGCTGATGAGACTATAGATTTGGTCGCTTTTGAAAAGGAAAAGATCAAAGGTGCAGTACGTACGGATTTTATTCTGTCAGCTGAGATTATCGTGATTGCCTTGGGATCAACGGCAAGCGCCACTTTATTAGAACGAAGCTTGGTGCTGTCTATTTTAGCCATCGGTATTACGATTGGTATTTATGGCTTGGTCGCTGGTATCGTGAAAATAGACGATGCAGGTCTGCATTTAATGGAACAAGAAGGGGCGTTCAAGCAAAAATTGGGCAAGTTAATGTTTGCAGCGGCACCAAAACTGATGAAGTTTCTATCTATCGCTGGCACGTTGGCGATGTTTTTAGTAGGCGGTGGTATCTTAGTGCATGGTATCGGCTTCTTACATCATGGAGTAGAGGATATCGCTGATTTAACGGGTATCTTTGAAAGCTTAACGACAACGATATTAAATGGCGTCATTGGTTTTATTATTGGTGCTGCGGTTGTGGCTATCTTAACAGTTATTAGTAAAATTCGTGGAAAGGACGACACAGCGTCATCTGCACACTAA